The genomic region CGGTCACGGCGACCTGGCTCGCGCCGCACGACCCCGTCGTGCAGGACCTCACCGCACGCCGCCTGCCGCCGCTGTCGCCGGACCACCTGCTCGGCACCGACAGCCTCGGGCGCGACACCCTCTCGCGACTGATGTACGGCGCGCGCGTGGCCGCGCAGGCCGCGGCCATCTCCGTGCTCGTCGGCCTCACGTTCGGCGTACCGCCGGCGCTGCTGGCCGGGCTGCTGCGCGGCCCCTGGGATGCGGTCTTCTCCCGGATCGCCGACGCCCTGCTCAGCTTCCCGCCGCTGCTGCTGGCGCTCGCGATCGTCGGCGTGATGGGTCCCAACCTCACCAACGCGATGCTGGCCATCGGGATCGTGTTCATCCCCCGCTTCTTCCGGGTGGTGCGCGCCGCGACCCTGGCGGTGCGCGAGGAGACCTTCATCGAGGCCTCCCGCAGCATCGGCACGCCCACCTCGTGGGT from Nocardioides sp. dk884 harbors:
- a CDS encoding ABC transporter permease — translated: MSLVPTPEIPPVVDVAGPDTTEAGAPRHESPRRRFLRRFTGPWTSRAALLVVAVWLFVAVTATWLAPHDPVVQDLTARRLPPLSPDHLLGTDSLGRDTLSRLMYGARVAAQAAAISVLVGLTFGVPPALLAGLLRGPWDAVFSRIADALLSFPPLLLALAIVGVMGPNLTNAMLAIGIVFIPRFFRVVRAATLAVREETFIEASRSIGTPTSWVLRRHVLPNVVSPLAVQISLALGFAILAESSLSFLGLGVQAPEASWGSMLSEGRAAWFYTPWPIIVPATAVVACVLACNVLGDSMADSVGRERTRA